The following are from one region of the Bacillus sp. 2205SS5-2 genome:
- a CDS encoding aminotransferase class V-fold PLP-dependent enzyme — protein MNLEQYFEPFRKGIIGHLHPFNTPFGEKQIHYFDWVASGRLYAPLEEKMRSDFGPFVANTHTESNWTGQFMTRSYKHAHHIIKKHVNANEQDVIITQGTGMTGVINKLQRLLCLKYPEHFDKKELALEDKPVVFITHMEHHSNHTSWIETIGDVVVIPPNEEGLIDLQAFDQLLQRYKARKRKIGAFSACSNVSGIQTPYHTLARMMHIHNGIAIIDFAASAPYVSINMHPDDPLEKLDAIVFSPHKFLGGPGTSGVLIFDSNLYQNQIPDQPGGGTVTWTNPWGGRGYIRNIEEREDGGTPGFLQTIRTALCIELKEAMGVEQMERREEELLDLLFTRLSQIDKVKIMADQHTKRLPIVSFFVEGIHFNLIVRLLNDLYGIQVRGGCSCAGTYGHYLLNIDEETSHSISSQIDLGGLVAKPGWIRVSLHPTMQDKDVLYFISSLREIIENIEELSVQYEHVPQLNDYHHIDQKNLDLSPYFSFSQEKGK, from the coding sequence ATGAATCTAGAACAATATTTTGAACCATTTAGAAAAGGAATAATTGGTCATCTCCACCCTTTCAACACGCCATTCGGAGAAAAACAAATTCATTATTTTGATTGGGTAGCAAGCGGGAGATTGTATGCTCCACTTGAAGAAAAGATGCGATCTGATTTTGGACCATTTGTAGCTAATACTCATACCGAATCCAATTGGACGGGACAATTCATGACTCGATCGTATAAACATGCACACCATATTATTAAAAAACACGTAAATGCTAATGAACAAGATGTGATTATCACCCAAGGAACCGGTATGACCGGTGTCATTAACAAACTGCAGCGACTACTTTGTTTAAAATATCCTGAGCACTTTGACAAAAAAGAATTAGCCCTAGAAGACAAGCCGGTAGTGTTCATTACGCATATGGAGCATCATTCCAATCATACATCATGGATTGAAACGATTGGAGATGTTGTCGTGATTCCTCCCAATGAGGAAGGTTTAATTGATTTGCAGGCGTTTGATCAGCTTCTTCAACGGTATAAAGCAAGAAAACGAAAAATTGGGGCCTTTTCTGCATGCTCCAATGTGTCAGGCATTCAAACTCCGTATCACACGCTAGCAAGAATGATGCACATTCATAACGGCATTGCGATAATCGATTTTGCTGCATCAGCACCTTATGTTTCGATCAATATGCATCCTGATGATCCGCTTGAAAAATTGGATGCTATTGTCTTCTCTCCACATAAGTTTCTCGGTGGACCAGGTACTAGTGGTGTATTGATTTTCGACTCGAATTTGTATCAAAATCAAATCCCAGATCAACCTGGAGGTGGTACGGTAACGTGGACAAATCCTTGGGGAGGCCGAGGGTATATTCGTAACATCGAAGAAAGAGAAGATGGTGGAACGCCTGGTTTCCTCCAAACCATTCGCACCGCTCTTTGCATAGAATTAAAGGAAGCAATGGGCGTAGAACAAATGGAAAGAAGAGAAGAAGAGTTACTAGATTTATTATTTACCCGATTATCTCAAATAGATAAAGTGAAAATTATGGCAGATCAACATACCAAAAGGCTACCGATTGTCTCCTTTTTTGTTGAGGGTATTCATTTTAACTTAATTGTTCGATTGTTAAATGATTTATATGGTATTCAAGTTCGTGGTGGTTGTTCATGCGCCGGAACATATGGTCATTATTTGCTCAATATTGATGAAGAGACTTCCCATTCCATTTCGTCACAAATCGATCTTGGTGGCTTGGTGGCAAAACCCGGCTGGATTCGCGTCTCACTGCACCCTACGATGCAAGATAAAGATGTTCTTTATTTTATCTCCTCCTTAAGAGAGATAATTGAAAACATCGAGGAGCTATCTGTTC
- the yfmF gene encoding EF-P 5-aminopentanol modification-associated protein YfmF, with protein MSLVKESVFKQPGYNLHVVKTDKYKTNTLVWKMKAPLMREDVTVRGLLPYILQSSTANYPTTTKLRSYLDELYGASFFVDLSKKGERHVMSFSVEVANEKFLKDPTPLLKKALAFLAEVVLQPNLKDGAFHTDVVEQEKKNQKQRIQSIYDDKMRFSSARLVQEMCKGEPYALQPAGIKEEVDKMTTQDIYDYYLKAINKDELDLYVIGDVEDEEVKSICSDLFSLSERPSQTGNTSNRKKQEEVHVVTEKQQVNQGKLNIGYRTNVTYGERDYYALQVFNGIFGGFSHSKLFINVREKASLAYYAASRLESHKGLMMVMSGIDMKNYDQAVTIIKEQMQEMINGNFTDGELNQTKAVIRNQLLETIDTSRGIVEVLYHNVVAKADVKLTDWLESIESITKEEVTEVASKIQMDTIYFLTGLEGDE; from the coding sequence ATGAGTTTGGTCAAAGAAAGTGTGTTCAAGCAACCGGGATACAATCTACATGTGGTGAAAACAGATAAATATAAAACCAATACATTAGTGTGGAAAATGAAAGCACCCTTAATGAGGGAAGATGTGACGGTAAGAGGTCTGTTGCCATATATTTTACAAAGTAGCACAGCAAATTACCCCACAACAACAAAGCTGAGATCCTATTTAGATGAATTGTATGGGGCAAGCTTTTTTGTGGATTTAAGCAAAAAAGGGGAACGCCATGTGATGAGCTTTTCGGTTGAGGTCGCCAATGAAAAATTTCTAAAAGACCCCACCCCTCTTCTAAAAAAAGCTTTGGCCTTTCTAGCAGAAGTGGTGTTACAACCCAATCTTAAAGATGGTGCTTTTCATACGGATGTCGTAGAACAAGAGAAAAAAAATCAAAAACAACGAATACAATCAATCTATGATGATAAAATGCGTTTTTCGAGTGCAAGACTGGTGCAAGAAATGTGTAAAGGTGAGCCCTACGCACTTCAGCCAGCTGGAATAAAAGAAGAAGTGGACAAGATGACAACACAAGACATTTATGATTATTACCTGAAAGCAATTAACAAAGATGAACTGGATTTATACGTGATTGGGGATGTGGAGGACGAAGAAGTTAAGAGTATTTGTTCGGACCTTTTTTCATTATCTGAGAGACCTTCCCAAACAGGAAACACCTCAAACCGAAAAAAACAAGAAGAGGTTCATGTTGTGACTGAAAAGCAACAAGTCAATCAAGGGAAGCTGAATATTGGCTACCGAACCAATGTTACATACGGGGAGCGAGATTATTATGCTCTTCAAGTATTTAATGGAATCTTCGGAGGATTCTCACACAGTAAGTTATTTATTAATGTTCGTGAAAAAGCAAGTTTGGCCTATTATGCGGCGAGTCGATTAGAGAGTCACAAAGGGCTGATGATGGTCATGTCTGGAATTGATATGAAAAATTATGATCAAGCCGTCACGATTATTAAGGAACAAATGCAAGAAATGATTAATGGGAACTTTACAGATGGAGAATTGAATCAGACGAAAGCGGTCATTCGAAATCAATTATTAGAAACAATTGATACTTCTCGTGGAATAGTTGAAGTGTTGTATCATAATGTTGTCGCAAAAGCGGATGTAAAGTTAACAGATTGGCTTGAGTCTATTGAATCAATTACAAAAGAAGAAGTAACGGAAGTAGCCAGTAAAATTCAAATGGACACGATTTACTTTTTAACAGGTCTGGAGGGAGACGAATGA